A single window of Archangium gephyra DNA harbors:
- a CDS encoding Carotenogenesis protein CarS, with product MIQDVTLIVDEDVEGAPVRIGERVKVVSHSADDSMNRGFLGQAGVVVALVFDDPDLQYPHDPLIQVRVDDVGEDLFFPEELELGPEWARRQLAGLRQSVRDAERRGLERMT from the coding sequence ATGATCCAGGATGTCACTCTCATCGTTGACGAGGACGTGGAAGGCGCCCCCGTGCGCATTGGCGAGAGGGTGAAGGTCGTCAGCCACTCCGCGGATGACTCGATGAACCGGGGGTTCCTCGGCCAGGCCGGCGTCGTGGTGGCGCTGGTGTTCGATGATCCGGATCTCCAGTACCCGCATGATCCGCTCATCCAGGTGCGCGTCGACGACGTCGGCGAGGACCTGTTCTTCCCGGAGGAGCTGGAGCTGGGGCCGGAGTGGGCGCGGCGGCAGCTCGCCGGACTGCGGCAGTCGGTGCGGGACGCGGAGCGGCGCGGCCTGGAGCGCATGACCTGA
- a CDS encoding ATP-binding protein, with translation MKTSQFFSDVSHELRTHLALILGPAETLLAHGHNLTGVQRKDLDVMRRNAMLLLRHVDDLVDIARMDVGRMPLAYTEVELASRVREVARHFEPLALQRRISLEVDAPGPLFVQVDVEKLERVVIHLLSNAFKSTPDGGRIRVAVSGAPGERARLEVEDSGQEGAHGQAGTELGLSLARDFVELHGGFVRVTEAPGGGELFHVELPCRAPEGTPVTRRVPEVAWALEAGLSLRSTLEALTPPVDERTPVEAEARTEDTSRPAVLVVKEHPELHRFLTEALQEDYRVISAFDGQEGLEKARSLRPDIILTGTQLPGLSGESLVAALRQEEALEGVPIVVLSTRDDEALKLKLLHEGAQDYLLKPFSAGEVRVRVRNLVQLKRVREELERRNHELERLRSREEAHYRAILDASPAVVYVKDLQGRYLLVNKAYEAFMRRTREDLLGRTDAQLYSPEVAEAFRRNDLEALRRKTPVELEELAPHADGMHVYRSIKFPMQDTAGQLYALGGISTDITLQKRAEEERERFFQLAPDMFCVAGVDARFRRVNPAFTRVLGWSEEELLAQSFLELVHPEDRERTLQEVADIAQGENALHFENRYLCKDGSWRWLAWRTSPATPDGAIYAAARDITVQREVQDAVRLLNQQLELRVSERTRQLEEANRELESFSYTVSHDLRAPLRHITGFVGLLERHAQGVLDAKAQGYLRTISESARRGGQLVDDLLAFSRMGRVEMRQSRLQLEPLVAEVWEELAPEREGRQLVLEVGPMPEARGDPAMLRLVFKNLLGNAVKYTRPRAEGRVEVRAEAGEDGVVIHVKDNGVGFDMAYEDKLFGVFQRLHRASEFEGTGIGLAHVRRIITRHGGRTWGKGVVGQGATFSFFLPAAPAP, from the coding sequence ATGAAGACCTCCCAGTTCTTCTCCGACGTGAGTCACGAGCTGCGCACCCACCTGGCGCTCATCCTCGGGCCCGCGGAGACGCTGCTCGCGCACGGGCACAACCTCACCGGCGTCCAGCGCAAGGACCTGGACGTCATGCGCCGCAACGCCATGCTGCTGCTCCGGCACGTCGATGATCTCGTCGACATCGCCCGGATGGACGTGGGACGCATGCCGCTGGCGTACACCGAGGTGGAGCTGGCCTCGCGGGTGCGCGAGGTGGCCCGGCACTTCGAGCCCCTGGCGCTCCAGCGGCGCATCTCCCTCGAGGTGGACGCGCCCGGGCCCCTCTTCGTGCAGGTGGACGTGGAGAAGCTGGAGCGGGTGGTCATCCACCTGTTGTCCAACGCCTTCAAGTCCACTCCGGACGGCGGGCGCATCCGCGTGGCGGTGAGCGGGGCTCCTGGCGAGCGGGCGCGGCTGGAGGTGGAGGACTCGGGACAGGAGGGCGCGCACGGACAGGCGGGCACGGAGCTGGGCCTGTCCCTGGCGAGGGACTTCGTCGAGCTGCACGGTGGCTTCGTCCGCGTGACGGAGGCGCCGGGCGGCGGGGAGCTCTTCCACGTGGAGCTGCCCTGCCGGGCGCCCGAGGGCACGCCGGTGACGCGGCGAGTCCCCGAGGTGGCCTGGGCGCTCGAGGCGGGCCTGTCGCTGCGCAGCACCCTGGAGGCGCTCACGCCCCCGGTGGACGAGCGGACCCCGGTGGAAGCGGAGGCCCGGACGGAGGACACCTCACGCCCGGCCGTGCTGGTGGTGAAGGAGCACCCGGAGCTGCACCGCTTCCTGACGGAGGCGCTCCAGGAGGACTACCGCGTCATCTCTGCCTTCGATGGCCAGGAGGGGCTCGAGAAGGCCCGCTCGCTCCGGCCGGACATCATCCTCACCGGCACCCAGCTCCCCGGGCTGAGCGGCGAATCCCTCGTGGCCGCGCTGCGCCAGGAGGAGGCGCTCGAGGGGGTGCCCATCGTCGTGCTGTCCACGCGTGACGACGAAGCGCTCAAGCTGAAGCTGCTGCACGAGGGGGCCCAGGACTACCTGCTCAAGCCCTTCTCGGCCGGGGAGGTGCGCGTGCGCGTGCGCAACCTCGTCCAGCTCAAGCGCGTCCGGGAGGAGCTGGAGCGGCGCAACCACGAGCTCGAGCGGCTCCGCTCCCGGGAGGAGGCGCACTACCGGGCCATCCTCGACGCCTCTCCGGCCGTCGTCTACGTCAAGGATCTCCAGGGCCGCTACCTGCTGGTCAACAAGGCCTACGAGGCCTTCATGCGCCGCACCCGCGAGGACCTTCTCGGCAGGACGGACGCGCAGCTCTACAGCCCGGAGGTCGCCGAGGCGTTCCGCCGCAATGACCTGGAGGCGTTGCGCCGCAAGACCCCCGTGGAGCTGGAGGAGCTGGCGCCCCACGCGGACGGGATGCACGTGTACCGGTCGATCAAGTTCCCGATGCAGGACACGGCGGGCCAGCTCTACGCCCTGGGCGGCATCTCCACGGACATCACCCTCCAGAAGCGCGCGGAGGAGGAGCGCGAGCGCTTCTTCCAGCTGGCGCCGGACATGTTCTGCGTCGCGGGGGTGGATGCCCGCTTCCGGCGCGTCAACCCGGCCTTCACCCGCGTGCTGGGGTGGAGCGAGGAGGAGCTGCTCGCCCAGAGCTTCCTGGAGCTCGTCCACCCGGAGGACCGGGAGCGGACGCTCCAGGAGGTGGCGGACATCGCTCAGGGCGAGAATGCCCTCCACTTCGAGAACCGCTATCTGTGCAAGGACGGCTCCTGGCGATGGCTGGCCTGGAGGACGTCTCCCGCGACTCCGGATGGTGCCATCTACGCCGCCGCGCGTGACATCACCGTGCAGCGCGAGGTGCAGGACGCCGTGCGTCTGCTCAACCAGCAGTTGGAGCTGCGCGTGAGTGAGCGGACGCGGCAGCTCGAGGAGGCCAACCGGGAGCTGGAGTCCTTCAGCTACACGGTGAGCCATGATCTCCGGGCACCCCTGCGCCACATCACCGGCTTCGTCGGGCTGCTCGAGCGCCATGCCCAGGGCGTCCTGGACGCCAAGGCCCAGGGCTACCTGCGCACCATCTCCGAGTCGGCGCGGCGGGGGGGCCAGCTCGTGGATGATCTGCTCGCCTTCAGCCGCATGGGCCGGGTGGAGATGCGCCAGTCCCGCCTCCAACTGGAGCCGCTGGTGGCGGAGGTGTGGGAGGAGCTCGCGCCGGAGCGCGAGGGCCGGCAGCTCGTCCTGGAGGTGGGGCCCATGCCGGAGGCGAGGGGAGATCCCGCCATGCTGAGGCTCGTCTTCAAGAACCTGCTCGGCAACGCGGTGAAGTACACGCGGCCCCGGGCGGAGGGCCGGGTGGAGGTGAGGGCCGAGGCGGGCGAGGACGGCGTCGTCATCCACGTGAAGGACAACGGCGTGGGCTTCGACATGGCGTACGAGGACAAGCTGTTCGGCGTCTTCCAGCGGCTGCACCGCGCCAGCGAGTTCGAGGGCACGGGCATTGGCCTGGCCCACGTGCGGCGCATCATCACGCGCCACGGGGGCCGCACGTGGGGCAAGGGCGTGGTGGGGCAGGGCGCCACCTTCTCCTTCTTCCTGCCGGCCGCCCCCGCGCCCTGA
- a CDS encoding sensor histidine kinase, whose protein sequence is MSHPPNTEAPHAPGSRTVSLLSVLLLEDDPLDAELIQERLEREGLSVALTRVDSDDAFTEALAEDQHELILSDYNIPGFHGLTALERARRTRPQLPFIFVSGALGEERAIELLKLGATDYVLKDRLERLVPSVQRALREARESAERQQAEQRLRESEERYRLVVKATRDALWDWDLKTGQVTRNDEIWAQYGRGDREPDPAGQWWLEAVHPEDLPRVLQGLRALVESPEQGRWETEYRLRRKDGSYATVADRGFVMRDEHGQAIRMVGAVQDVTASRAAAAEALQRAEFAQQLIGIVSHDLRNPLGAISLSATGLVEHAKLDERHAFYARLILTSAERATRMVRDLLDFTRARLGGGIPLQRRNVDLHALVRQVLQEVGLNHPGRELREHCQGAGRGLWDADRLAQVLGNLVSNALQYSPKDGPVSVSVVGEEDAVSIHVHNTGEPIPTGLLGRLFQPLQRGADAADNSRRSIGLGLYIVDQLVRAHGGTVGVRSSAQEGTTFQLRLPRMPPS, encoded by the coding sequence ATGAGCCACCCCCCCAACACCGAGGCCCCCCACGCGCCGGGCTCCAGGACCGTGTCCCTCCTGAGCGTGCTGCTCCTCGAGGATGATCCGCTCGACGCCGAGCTCATCCAGGAGCGGCTGGAGCGCGAAGGCTTGTCCGTGGCGCTCACCCGCGTGGACTCCGACGACGCCTTCACCGAGGCCCTGGCCGAGGACCAGCACGAGCTCATCCTCTCGGACTACAACATCCCGGGCTTCCATGGCCTCACGGCGTTGGAGCGGGCGCGCCGCACCCGGCCGCAGCTGCCCTTCATCTTCGTGTCCGGAGCGCTCGGGGAGGAGCGCGCCATCGAGCTGCTCAAGCTGGGCGCCACCGACTACGTCCTCAAGGATCGTCTGGAGCGGCTGGTGCCGAGCGTCCAGCGTGCCCTGCGCGAGGCCCGCGAGAGTGCCGAGCGCCAGCAGGCCGAGCAGCGTCTGCGCGAGAGCGAGGAGCGCTACCGGCTGGTCGTGAAGGCCACCCGGGACGCGCTCTGGGACTGGGATTTGAAGACGGGCCAGGTCACCCGGAACGATGAGATCTGGGCGCAGTACGGCCGTGGCGATCGGGAGCCGGACCCCGCCGGTCAGTGGTGGCTGGAGGCCGTCCATCCGGAGGACCTCCCGCGTGTGTTGCAGGGCCTGCGGGCCCTCGTCGAATCGCCCGAGCAGGGCCGGTGGGAGACCGAGTACCGCCTGCGCCGCAAGGACGGGAGCTATGCCACGGTGGCGGACCGGGGTTTCGTCATGCGGGATGAGCACGGCCAGGCCATCCGGATGGTGGGGGCCGTGCAGGACGTGACGGCGAGCCGGGCCGCCGCGGCCGAGGCGCTCCAGCGTGCCGAGTTCGCCCAGCAGCTCATCGGCATCGTGTCCCATGATCTGCGCAATCCCCTGGGCGCCATCTCCCTGAGCGCCACGGGGCTCGTGGAGCACGCGAAGCTGGACGAGCGCCACGCCTTCTATGCCCGCCTCATCCTCACCAGCGCCGAGCGTGCCACCCGCATGGTGCGAGACCTGCTCGACTTCACCCGGGCGCGCCTCGGCGGTGGCATCCCGCTGCAGCGCAGGAACGTGGATCTGCACGCCCTCGTGCGGCAGGTCCTGCAGGAGGTGGGGCTGAACCACCCCGGGCGCGAGCTGCGCGAGCACTGCCAGGGCGCGGGCAGGGGCCTGTGGGACGCGGACCGGCTGGCGCAGGTGCTCGGCAACCTGGTGAGCAACGCCCTCCAATACTCGCCCAAGGACGGGCCCGTCTCGGTGTCGGTGGTGGGGGAGGAGGACGCGGTGTCCATCCACGTCCACAACACCGGCGAGCCCATCCCCACCGGGCTGCTCGGCCGCCTCTTCCAGCCCCTGCAACGCGGCGCGGACGCCGCCGACAACTCCCGCCGCAGCATCGGGCTGGGCCTCTACATCGTGGATCAGCTCGTCCGGGCCCATGGCGGAACGGTGGGGGTCCGCTCCTCGGCGCAAGAGGGCACCACCTTCCAGCTTCGACTCCCACGGATGCCTCCCTCATGA
- a CDS encoding response regulator, with the protein MPALKRILLVEDSENDVTLILAAFAEAHLADKVIVANDGQEALDYLYRQGPHAGRPADNPSVVLLDLKLPRVDGLQVLSRMKSDPDLKLVPVVMFTSSREEVDLVRSYGLGANAYVIKPVSFQELESALEGLRVFWTEVNEPPPGSAPESKGDA; encoded by the coding sequence ATGCCGGCGTTGAAACGCATCCTGCTGGTCGAAGACAGCGAGAACGATGTCACCCTCATCCTGGCCGCCTTCGCCGAGGCCCACCTCGCGGACAAGGTGATCGTGGCGAATGATGGTCAGGAGGCCCTCGATTACCTGTACCGGCAAGGCCCCCACGCTGGACGTCCAGCGGACAACCCGTCCGTGGTGCTCCTGGACCTGAAGCTGCCTCGCGTGGACGGGCTGCAGGTGCTCAGCCGGATGAAGAGCGATCCGGACCTGAAGCTGGTGCCCGTGGTGATGTTCACCTCCAGCCGCGAGGAGGTGGATCTGGTGCGCTCCTACGGCCTGGGGGCGAACGCCTATGTCATCAAGCCCGTGTCCTTCCAGGAGCTCGAGTCCGCGCTGGAAGGGTTGCGCGTCTTCTGGACCGAGGTGAATGAGCCTCCCCCGGGCAGTGCGCCCGAATCCAAGGGGGACGCATGA
- a CDS encoding DUF1109 family protein codes for MRPSLDTLLAEEFRTDGAVIERTLSAAREELARQRPVRRWRTQATWVFAASAGLSAAVAGVLLVLGRTSGAVLLGRAPLLALLWATSAVCTWGAVSPRGRKLEPWGVMMAVASAAALVFARGPASAESVLPEWVCTLSHVGVGLVPLVVAVAVLRGAAFRPLRALLAGLSVGTTGAFLGELACTQSWQHVVGYHLSAWAIVAVATLAVSMSLKPRSFAP; via the coding sequence ATGCGACCGTCCCTCGACACCTTGCTCGCGGAGGAGTTCCGCACCGACGGCGCGGTCATCGAGCGCACGCTGTCCGCCGCGCGCGAGGAGCTGGCGCGCCAACGTCCGGTACGGCGCTGGCGCACGCAGGCCACCTGGGTGTTCGCGGCGTCGGCGGGCCTGTCGGCCGCGGTGGCCGGGGTGCTGCTCGTGCTGGGGCGGACCTCCGGTGCCGTGCTGCTGGGCCGCGCGCCGCTCCTGGCGTTGCTGTGGGCCACCAGCGCGGTGTGTACCTGGGGGGCGGTGTCTCCGCGTGGACGCAAGCTCGAGCCCTGGGGCGTGATGATGGCCGTGGCCAGCGCGGCGGCGCTCGTCTTCGCGCGGGGCCCGGCCTCGGCGGAGTCGGTCCTGCCGGAGTGGGTCTGCACGCTCAGCCATGTCGGGGTGGGGCTCGTCCCGCTCGTCGTCGCGGTGGCCGTCCTGCGAGGCGCCGCCTTCCGTCCCTTGCGTGCCCTCCTCGCGGGCCTGTCCGTGGGCACCACGGGCGCTTTCCTGGGTGAGCTCGCGTGCACCCAGAGCTGGCAGCACGTCGTGGGCTACCACCTGTCCGCCTGGGCGATCGTCGCCGTCGCGACGCTCGCCGTCTCCATGTCCCTCAAGCCCCGGTCCTTCGCGCCATGA
- a CDS encoding RNA polymerase sigma factor — protein MRSPTDEELMERFCDGDQAAFEALFARHAGRVRGFLARMVRDGPLAEDLLQTTFLSVIRARGRYEPGTRFAPWLLTIGANAARDALRRRQHVEAYSRESEPAPSSVQPGVGDPGMRRQLEDALQQLHPDQREAVILSKVEGWSFEEIASMRGISVVAARVRAHRGYEKLRQLLGGLEEA, from the coding sequence ATGCGGAGTCCCACGGACGAAGAGCTCATGGAACGCTTCTGTGACGGTGATCAGGCGGCTTTCGAGGCGCTCTTCGCCCGGCATGCCGGACGCGTGCGGGGCTTCCTGGCGCGGATGGTGCGGGATGGGCCGCTCGCGGAGGATCTGCTGCAGACGACGTTCCTGTCCGTCATCCGGGCCCGGGGCCGCTACGAGCCGGGCACCCGCTTCGCTCCCTGGCTGCTGACGATCGGCGCGAACGCGGCACGGGATGCGCTGCGCCGCCGCCAGCATGTGGAGGCGTATTCCCGGGAGAGTGAGCCCGCGCCGTCGTCGGTCCAGCCCGGCGTGGGCGATCCCGGGATGCGCAGGCAGTTGGAGGACGCGCTGCAGCAGCTCCACCCGGACCAGCGCGAGGCCGTCATCCTCAGCAAGGTGGAGGGCTGGTCGTTCGAGGAGATCGCCTCGATGCGAGGCATCAGCGTGGTGGCGGCCCGGGTCCGGGCGCACCGGGGATACGAGAAGCTCCGGCAGTTGCTGGGTGGACTGGAGGAGGCCTGA
- a CDS encoding putative toxin-antitoxin system toxin component, PIN family, with amino-acid sequence MSSPSATTPLPLVLDTNVVLDLLVFDDPHVRPLAQALSAGEVTAWADAETLKELELVLAYPSFALDEAARRTLQERYQGLVRVAPADPGVPPPLLPRCRDRDDQKFLVLAARVGASWLVSKDKRVLALAGHKQVPFDILTSRQMAERLRQRER; translated from the coding sequence ATGTCCTCCCCTTCCGCCACCACGCCACTGCCGCTGGTCCTCGACACCAACGTGGTCCTGGATCTGCTGGTGTTCGATGATCCCCACGTGCGCCCCCTGGCCCAGGCGCTGTCGGCGGGCGAGGTCACCGCCTGGGCCGATGCGGAGACCCTGAAGGAGCTGGAGCTCGTGCTCGCCTATCCCTCCTTCGCCCTGGACGAGGCGGCCCGGCGGACGCTCCAGGAGCGCTACCAGGGCCTCGTGCGCGTGGCTCCCGCGGACCCCGGAGTGCCACCGCCTCTCCTGCCCCGGTGCCGGGATCGGGATGACCAGAAGTTCCTCGTCCTCGCCGCGCGCGTGGGCGCGTCCTGGCTGGTGAGCAAGGACAAGCGGGTGCTCGCGCTCGCCGGACACAAGCAGGTGCCGTTCGACATCCTCACGTCCCGGCAGATGGCGGAGCGGCTGCGTCAGCGGGAGCGCTGA